The genome window tgacatctgtttgctctcgcaCCTCATGGACcttgagttggactgaagattaacaccaacaaaactaagattCTCAGTTTGAAGGGTCATCGTACTCTttccatctgcattaatggacagagcatcaaaagcgtcgatcaatttgtatatctatcaAGTGTACTTTCTGCCGACGATGGCattgaactggatgttgcctaacgcattaacagtgctagatccgttttcgttgtcttgtttaaaatctggaaatgcagttatctcaacactaagattaaattgagactgttctgtgttagtgtTTTTTTTCTGTCTTGCCAAGTAGTGTCCTTTCTATATTCCTAtttgagagtagcacatggaaagtgaaccccactatTACTCAAATGCTCCGagtcttcgtcaacacctgtctgcgtcgtatcaccaAAGTACGTTGACCTCAtaatatttcaaacgaagaacttggtcagcgcacagACCTAGCACCCGTACGCACTTTGATCAGCAAACGGAGGTGGCAGAGAGTAGTTTACACATTAAAAAGGGGTGACAATTGCGTTgggggctacgccatgcagtggaatccattctttGAAGATGGCCGACAAGTAGGTAtaccaccaaaaaaaaaaaacagaaatgatCTATTCTCTGAGGCCTAAATTAGATTATTTGATAATGAGTGCTATTAGCTAAATTTATGGAAAAGCTGACGATGAAACCATCATTCCAGTAACTTATCTTTGAAGGAAGGGAGGAAGTTGATGGTTGGCAATAATCTCTGTGTAGAGCATACCAGGTTGTTTCAGCTTCCCCCAAGGCAATTCGAAAAGCTGTCGTTTATTCCTTCCTGTGCTGCGTCAAGTATTTATAGAGTTGTATGGAGAGTAGTTGATCCGAGAATCTACTAAGCCTAGTTGGGTATGACATTCCTCCCATAATGAGTTTGGCATAGCAAGAAAAGAGGacgtttttagtttttttccccgaTCATAGCGAAGGGATCGCTAACTACAGTTCGAGTTCTGGAGGATCCTCAATATAAtaatccactgccaccagtgagatttgaaccgacaCCTTCCGTAtgcagccttgtgttctaactacGTTCGAAAAAGGATCTTGTCAACTTTAGATACTATTCATGAACCTCCAATCGATGCTAGCATTGAATGAAATAAGTTACGAGAGGGTTTATAAACACGACTTTGTCCAGGGCAGTAGTTCGCGAGGATTTTGGAAAAATACTGTTTCAGGAAAATATCTCTTAACGTCTTACCTCTTTGTCTTCACCAAGTTTCCCAAGGCAAGAAGtactattaaaaaaataaatagcaaaaTATTTCATGTTGTAGTGCATTTTCAGGTGCAGAATTGTTCATATTTTATCTTATTTGTGTTATTTTCTCCGCTAACGAAAgatttgttttttcttcttctaattCCAGAGACGATACTTTACAGCTTTTCGGATATTTAATCAGCACTTCAAATAAGCAAGAGCAACTGTCCACTCATCTGAAGACAATTTATTTTTCCATTAACAAATATTGGATTTCTTAATGGAAAAATGTCCGTTACACTAGCAACGCTCATTCCTTTTATCTGAGGTTTCAGTCCGCGCTAACTctgtttttgaaagcattcttcagcCAGCACACATTAACTCAGCCATTGAACTCtattttcctcttctttttgcCATCGCTGAATATACATTTGACATTTGTCACTTCACTGAGCGTCTTTGGTGTCGTAGGGCATTTACCTTTGCTTGGAAAAATCCTTAAGAACAATCGCGAAGCACTTTGTGTTCACTAAAATCTACTTTCTGAAgtgtttggcatcaattgtgtaATCAGATGAATCGCAGAAGAGCCTATGAGGACGACGATGGCTACGGTAAATGATTTCAACAATTATTCTTGGGAACTCATAACCTCATTCGTTTCTTGTCACGCATATATTTGTTCTCATCGGAAAATGCATATTCGACAACTTTTCACAGCGCCAAGAGTAAATATATTGTGTGTTTTTTCCAGAGCGGCACAATCGCAAGCGTCGCCGGGTCTCAGAAAATCAGGAGATCGAAGATCGGTTGGAGTCGCTAATTTTGCGTGTCGGCGAGAAGAGCACTTCCTCGGTGGAGTCGAATCTGGAAGGTTTGGTTTCTGTGCTGGAGGCTGACTTGGGAACGTTTCGGATGAAAATCCTCCGCATCCTGTCCGATTGCGCCATCAAGATGCCCGAGAAATGCACGATTTACACGACCCTGGTCGGTCTGCTGAACGCCAAGAATTTCAAGTTTGGCGGAGAGTTCGTCGATCATATGGTGAAGACTTTCAAGGAGAGCTTGAAGCTGTGTCGCTGGGAGGCCGCCCGCTACTCGCTGCGTTTCTTAGCTGATTTAGTTAATTGTCACGTAATCTCGGCCACTTCACTGCTGCAGCTGTTGGATAACATGATTGACGTGTCGAACGAGGATACTGTTCCGCAGGTGCGTCGCGATTGGTATGTTTTCGCGGTTCTATCGACCCTGCCGTGGGTAGGCCGCGATCTGTACGAGAAGAAGGAGTCGGCACTGGAGAGCCTTCTTGTGAGAATTGAGGTTTTCTTGAACAAACGAACGAAGAAGCACCACAACGCCCTGAGGGTGTGGTCTGTCGACGCTCCTCATCCCCAGGAGGAGTATCTTGATTGCTTGTGGGCACAAATACGCAAATTGCGCCAGGAGAATTGGGCGGAGAAGCACATCCCGCGTCCGTATTTGGCGTTTGACTCGATTCTTTGCGAGGCTTTGCAGCACAACTTGCCTGTCATTGTGCCGCCTCCGCATCACGACAGCTTCACGTATCCTATGCCGTGGGTCGTCTACCGAATGTTTGATTATACTGATTGCCCAGACGGGCCCATTATGCCGGGCGCTCACTCGATTGAACGCTTTCTAATCGAGGAGCATCTCCATCATATCATCGAGACGCATCATTTGGAGCGCAAGGACTGTGCCGCGCATTTGCTCAGTTTTCCTTACAAGAATAAGATCCCATTGGAGTACTGCATCGTCGAAGTCATCTTCGCGGAGTTGTTCCACATGCCTACGCCACGTTATTTAGATATTTGCTATGGATCGATCCTGATTGAGTTGTGCAAGCTGCAACCGGCCACATTGCCACAGGTTTTGGCACAAGCCACGGAAATTTTGTTCATGAGGATTGATTCGATGAACACGTCGTGCTTTGACCGTTTCGTGAATTGGTTTTCGTACCATTTGAGCAACTTCAAGTTCACTTGGTCTTGGGATGAGTGGGACAGTTGCTTGCTATTGGATCCGGAACATCCACGGCCTAAATTCATTCAGGAGGTGCTTGGAAAGTGTTTGAGGTAGGAAGTAACCAAAGATTGCAGTGCAGAATGTTATTTATGGCGTTTGTCTTTTCTCTAGGTTGTCTTATCATCAAAGGATTGTCGAAATGATGCCTGACACATATTCGAAGTTGATTCCGGTTCAGCCTGTGCCGACATACAAATATACCGCAGAAAATGCTGGTaagttttttcttaaatttaatATATTGGGATTTTGTCTAGCATTTTATCATACGGTTGAATGTTGATAGTTTGGGGTTATGTTTTAAGTTGGTAATCCTCCTACGACGTTGTGTTGTCACGACTTCCAGCTATCCATTGAAAAGAATGCAATAAAGTGTTAGAAACGTCAGAAGTAATGATCAAAATTCATGCATTCGCGCATATGCAGAGTACGGTACCCGACAGCAAAATGTTCGTACTGCGAGTAAGAAAGAAAATTCAAGttcaaaaggttttttttttcgggtttATCATGAAGTTGGAGAATAAAGTTGTGCTTCACGTGATTGCATGTGAAGTTCTTATTATTTACACCAGCAGAACTTCTATTCATTTTTCATCTTCGGTCTTTAGTATTTCGTATGACCACCTTTCGCCCTAACCATTTCTGCAACTGGTGCGGGCATCGATTggtataaattttcaataaaattgtcCGGAATTTCATTAAGCTATATCTTTTCTAAtgtttttttctagatttgttTTGTTCCTTATTGATCTTTGCTGCAGTCGTCGCCCATAAGTTTTTAGTCTTGATATGACTATCACTAGCACTTGCTTTCGATTTGAAGCATAACATGCCTCTGTTcacttataataatattttgacGATGTATGGGATTGAAGATAGAAATCTTCTTTTGATGTAAATTCTCACCCAAGCACCTCTCTCGAATTTCATATAAGTTGTATGTCTCCTGATCGCTCCTTCGAGGAAAAAAGTTGCCCCGAATCAAATACAATGTTGTAATAAATTTCCAACTTTATTATCTAAAACGGAACGCAATAAACTATTCaaaaacgaaattgaaaatatgaaactgAAAAGTTCTTTATGGACTATCTCAAGTTCGCGTTCATTGAAAATCTAAAATGCCAAATCACTTTTtactttgcattatttttttcgGCTCAtgaaggcctactccgccacggagaacacccgtggtggcaactgtcaatcgaattaacaatattcgaaataaatttcgaatgttcgaAATAATTTTCGAACGTTGTTAACCatgctgcgccacatcattccgcctccagatgaaacctaggagtttcagcgactgaactcgaaactgcgttccccatcattcggtgaagcgaacgcgacgttgatttggggcgcaaacggccTGGATAGTGAGACAGCCTTTTTATGCCCCCCGATGTCGAGCCGGAAAAATGCTCTCCCCgttcgagaacacggtacgggtcttcgtatggaggctgcagcggcttccggacagcatccgtcctgactaggacgtgcgtgcacgtgccCAGCTCCTTGagcgcgcaggcaggtgcggacgagtgacGAGTGAGAGGTGTGGCTTTAATGCGGCGAAGGTTGCCCCTAAGCAGGCGTAGCAATCCCGAGTctatgagacccgatctcttgtcgaagaccggatcacttccggagccttgggttcttctCGTATAACAGCTCCGCGTAGCTAGCAACAAATTTCTCTCggcataatggcggctttcagcgtccggtgccaacgctctagaATCTCATTGGATTGCgtgtggtatgccgtagttcgctggcgttttgaatcccaggagtttgcctaactccaagaaaaggttggactcaaattgcattccctggtcagtgatgatcacagcagggacaccaaagcggggGATCCACTCGCGATAGAGGGCTTCAGCGCAAGATTGCGCcctaatgtccttcagaggtattgcctcgggccaccgcgtaaacttgtcgatgattgtgaggcaatacctgaaaccgtgcgagtctcgcaaagggcctacgatgacgaggtgtatggtgtggaactgcttggtagtgcggggaaatgagcccacttccttccttacatgcctggtggccttacacttctggcatgcgatgcaccgatttgtcgtcctgatgtaTGGATCCGCTACGTCGTGAACCGTGTGGAACATTTCCTTGGGAAAGGTGGCCGGGGTCCCTcgtccgagtattcgcagcagagagagagagagagagtaattcgagccgaagataggcaactcccgaaatttgtatttggggttggatttgaggctctgaagtactgtgtCAGCTTCTTGCACCTTGGCGattgccgagaagtcgagtgaggcggggatgttaacctcggagacacgagacaaagcgtcagcaactatgttgtccttgccgggcacgtgctggatgtctgacgtaaactggcttataaagctcagatgttgaagctgacgaggggatgctttgtggggcttttgtttcaaagcatatgcgacaggtttatggtccgtgaacactgtgaacggcctgccttcaagggagaagcggaagtatttgatgctcaagtacgcggcgagcagttcacgatcgtaggtactgtagttccggtgagcggggtttaactgcctagagaagaagctcaatggctgccagacgtgattcaccttttggtgaagagcggcatctactgcgatgtcagaggcatcaacaaaaacggatagaggtgcatcttgcagaggaaatgccaagagtatagcatcagccagttgctgtcgggatttattgaacgcgcggacagtctcttcagaccacacgatctctcgggtgtccttagttttggggccagacaagtacgcgttcaaaacggaatggtgttgggcggccttgtgCAgggaacgacgatagaagtttagcatgctcaagaacctcggcaaatcctttacagttttcggacgcgggaagcttgagatcgcttgcatcttgtctgggtctggctgtattccgtcaggggaatgAAGTGGTCGAGGAATCTTACCTGTgtctgcatttctcaacgtttagaactagaccggcctcaaggagacgttgaaaaatgtactcgagatgggctaagcgCTCAGACTccgtggaagaagcgaccaaaacatcatccaagtacacgaaacagaa of Hermetia illucens chromosome 4, iHerIll2.2.curated.20191125, whole genome shotgun sequence contains these proteins:
- the LOC119653762 gene encoding nuclear cap-binding protein subunit 1, whose product is MNRRRAYEDDDGYERHNRKRRRVSENQEIEDRLESLILRVGEKSTSSVESNLEGLVSVLEADLGTFRMKILRILSDCAIKMPEKCTIYTTLVGLLNAKNFKFGGEFVDHMVKTFKESLKLCRWEAARYSLRFLADLVNCHVISATSLLQLLDNMIDVSNEDTVPQVRRDWYVFAVLSTLPWVGRDLYEKKESALESLLVRIEVFLNKRTKKHHNALRVWSVDAPHPQEEYLDCLWAQIRKLRQENWAEKHIPRPYLAFDSILCEALQHNLPVIVPPPHHDSFTYPMPWVVYRMFDYTDCPDGPIMPGAHSIERFLIEEHLHHIIETHHLERKDCAAHLLSFPYKNKIPLEYCIVEVIFAELFHMPTPRYLDICYGSILIELCKLQPATLPQVLAQATEILFMRIDSMNTSCFDRFVNWFSYHLSNFKFTWSWDEWDSCLLLDPEHPRPKFIQEVLGKCLRLSYHQRIVEMMPDTYSKLIPVQPVPTYKYTAENAASLPGTATAHELVVSIRQKCTAEEVLNVLNDLPNAGENGENDAADSQYSPLKIDVFVQTLLNLGSKSFSHSFAAIAKFHHVFKTLADSEEAQICILHNVFELWRSHQQMMVVIIDKLLKTQIVECSAVATWIFSKEMTSEFTKMYLWEILHLTIKKMNKHVIKLGNELNEAKDKLARAAESSSSDSEDEGTSKRKKPVDNTDKLSEEVVERMEEKLEAANVDQKRLFLIVFQRFIMILSEHLVRCDTDGRDYDTDWYRWTIGRLQQVFLMHHEQVQKYSSTLETLLFTSDLDSHILDVFHQFVALRA